DNA from Deltaproteobacteria bacterium:
AGGCAACTGCTGTTAGAAGAGCTGGCTGCCTTTCTTGAAACTTCCACAGCCGTTATGGACTTTCAGATGACAACAGATCACATCAGAGCCTTGTCCGCCGGCATTGTTCAGACGGAGATACGCAAGGAAAAGTGGGACGGTAAAATGTATTGGATGCAGGCAACAATAAAGGCTGATCCAAAGAAGGTGGTCAACGCCATTGATTCCCTACGGAAAGACAGGGAGAAAAGCAAGAAGCTTGAGGACACAAATAAAAGAGCGGCGGCCGTACTACAGAAACTTGAAAGGGATAAGACACAAAGAGACCGATATCATGAAGCGATAAAAGAATTAAGCGCCATAGATTGGTTTCGCAAAGGACTCGGATCGCTCACGCTCGGCAACTACAGTGAGGCGATCGCTGCAAACACAAAAGCTGTTCAACTCAATCCCGGATATACGGAAGCCTATGTCAATCGTGGCTTGGCATATCATAATGCAGGAAATCGCGAACAGGCCCTGGCAAATTACAATAAGGCTGTCGCGCTGGATCCGGAGTACGCATTGGCCTATCTCTATCGCGGAGCTGAATATGCCGCTTCAGGCAATTACCGGGAGGCCTTCGAGGATTCAAGCAAGGTCATCGCGCTGGACCCGGACTATCCATTGGCCTATGTCACCCGCGGGATCGCAAATGTCCATTTGCATAATCATCAGCAAGCTCTTAACGATGCCAATAGAGCCGTCGACATGGACCCCAACAATGCAATGGCCTATCTCAGCCGCAGTGCTGCCCAGATAAGTTCAGGAAACTATCAACAGGCCCTTGCAGATGCCGATAAGGCCATTACTCTTAACCCGGGACTTTCGATGGCGTATGCAAATCGCAGTTCCGCATACGGCAGTTTAGGTGATCATCAGCGAGCTCTCGAGGAATCCAACAAGGCAATAGATTTTGACCCCCAAAACGCAATGGCTTATGTCAACCGTGGATTGGCGTATTTCAATTTAGGGAACCGCGAGCAGGCTATCGCGAATTACAATAAGGCCATCGAACTGGACCCTCACAATGCCATGGCCTATCTCAGCCTTGGGTCGGCATATGACAATGCGGGATATCGCCGGCAGGCTATTGATAATTACGGCAGGGCCATCGATCTTGACCCAAAAATGTCAGAGGCCTATGCCAAACGTGCTGATATTTATTCCAACACAGGCAATATTGACGGCGCAATCAGCGATTATACAATGTGCGCAAAGCTGGGACATGTACGCTGTCAATCGATCTTGAGGGAAAAGGGAATGAGCTGGTAATCATAACCGCCATCTTTCCGGGAGGAAAAAGGGACAGGGGGCCCTGTTTTAAACTATGAAGCCTTTTACAACCATCGCCATACTGATTTGTACCCTTATTGCACTCGCGCATCTTCTTCGCATCTTTATCAGAGCGG
Protein-coding regions in this window:
- a CDS encoding tetratricopeptide repeat protein, which produces MKKTMPFIIALLLVISVPPASAETKTFMKEYTYQAGAFDSKASSRTIAFEQVRQLLLEELAAFLETSTAVMDFQMTTDHIRALSAGIVQTEIRKEKWDGKMYWMQATIKADPKKVVNAIDSLRKDREKSKKLEDTNKRAAAVLQKLERDKTQRDRYHEAIKELSAIDWFRKGLGSLTLGNYSEAIAANTKAVQLNPGYTEAYVNRGLAYHNAGNREQALANYNKAVALDPEYALAYLYRGAEYAASGNYREAFEDSSKVIALDPDYPLAYVTRGIANVHLHNHQQALNDANRAVDMDPNNAMAYLSRSAAQISSGNYQQALADADKAITLNPGLSMAYANRSSAYGSLGDHQRALEESNKAIDFDPQNAMAYVNRGLAYFNLGNREQAIANYNKAIELDPHNAMAYLSLGSAYDNAGYRRQAIDNYGRAIDLDPKMSEAYAKRADIYSNTGNIDGAISDYTMCAKLGHVRCQSILREKGMSW